One part of the Salinivirga cyanobacteriivorans genome encodes these proteins:
- a CDS encoding DUF1848 domain-containing protein, whose amino-acid sequence MLKPGKISYQQISIDGEAYKAAAPKVISASRATDIPAYFGTWFQEKHKKGYVERINPFSGKPYYISLQNAAAYVFWTKNPEPFFSVLKNFKKDFYFQFTLNNYDYTGLEPNVPLLDKRIDTFKQLADTYGSDRILWRFDPILLLPQMPAEVVISRIDTVAKRLVGYTRRMTISFLTLKSYRAARKRLANRYPEIANDPTKAIPTGNDREKILNYLQNLQKQWQIEDSDFTIKACAMPEDFTRYGIEPARCIDDHLLSGLFPNNKELMEFLGSPDLYGSRKPLPDDKGQRNHCHCIPSKDIGAYNTCRHGCLYCYANKF is encoded by the coding sequence ATGCTCAAACCGGGCAAAATTTCTTACCAACAGATCTCAATTGATGGCGAAGCCTATAAGGCTGCAGCGCCGAAAGTTATATCAGCCAGCAGGGCCACTGATATTCCCGCCTATTTTGGTACATGGTTTCAGGAAAAACATAAAAAAGGCTATGTGGAACGCATAAACCCTTTTTCGGGCAAACCATATTACATAAGTCTGCAAAATGCAGCGGCTTATGTTTTTTGGACAAAAAATCCGGAGCCTTTTTTTTCAGTCTTGAAAAATTTCAAAAAAGACTTTTACTTTCAATTTACCCTCAACAATTACGATTATACCGGTCTGGAGCCAAATGTGCCTTTGCTGGACAAGCGAATTGATACTTTTAAACAATTAGCCGACACCTATGGCAGTGATCGCATTTTATGGCGATTCGATCCCATTCTGCTTTTACCCCAAATGCCCGCTGAAGTGGTTATCAGCAGGATAGATACTGTTGCAAAACGTCTTGTAGGTTACACCCGGAGAATGACCATAAGTTTTCTCACTTTAAAATCATACAGGGCAGCACGTAAAAGGCTGGCCAATCGATACCCGGAAATTGCCAATGATCCCACTAAAGCTATTCCGACTGGAAATGATCGTGAAAAGATTTTGAATTATTTGCAGAACCTTCAAAAACAGTGGCAAATAGAGGATAGTGATTTTACAATAAAGGCCTGCGCTATGCCTGAAGATTTTACCCGTTACGGTATTGAGCCCGCCCGCTGTATTGATGATCACTTGCTTTCCGGTCTTTTCCCAAACAACAAAGAGCTGATGGAATTCCTTGGCAGCCCGGATTTGTATGGATCGAGAAAACCGTTGCCTGATGATAAAGGCCAGCGAAACCACTGCCATTGTATTCCTTCAAAGGATATTGGAGCCTACAACACATGCAGGCACGGTTGTTTGTATTGTTATGCCAATAAGTTCTAA
- a CDS encoding glycosyltransferase family 4 protein produces MRIAVNVRLLLKNKLEGIGWFTYENLKRITRAHPEHEFIFIFDRPYEKAFIFADNVKPVVLAPPTRHPVLYVIWFEFRLPRLLKRLKADLFLSPDGFLSLRSQITQLGVIHDINFAHRPGDLPWFYRKYYNYFFPKFARKANRLATVSQYSKQDIAATYQIDKNKIDVVYNGANEMYTPLSHDQKIQVMTEFSGGSPYFVFIGAFSARKNIKHLIQGFDQFKKTDEENYKLMLIGEPLFRDDELQQIYQKLQFKTDIVFLGRQSPENLHKILASARALTFVPFFEGFGIPVVESIQCEVPVLASNVTSVPEVAGDAAIYVNPESIDEIGKGMQRLATDETLYQQLLAATKKQKNTFTWNKSAERLWTSIQKVMQNVK; encoded by the coding sequence ATGCGCATAGCGGTTAATGTTCGACTATTACTTAAAAATAAACTTGAAGGAATTGGTTGGTTCACATATGAAAACCTGAAAAGAATTACACGTGCTCATCCTGAACATGAATTCATTTTTATTTTTGACCGCCCTTACGAAAAAGCATTCATATTTGCAGACAATGTAAAACCCGTCGTACTTGCCCCACCAACAAGACATCCTGTTTTATACGTAATTTGGTTTGAATTCAGGCTACCGAGACTTTTAAAACGCCTAAAAGCAGATCTCTTTTTATCCCCAGATGGCTTTCTATCGCTGCGTTCACAAATTACCCAATTGGGTGTAATTCACGATATAAACTTTGCGCACCGGCCAGGCGATTTGCCATGGTTTTACAGGAAATATTACAATTACTTTTTTCCAAAATTTGCACGCAAAGCCAACCGGCTTGCCACAGTATCGCAATACTCAAAACAAGATATTGCTGCCACATACCAAATTGATAAAAATAAAATAGATGTGGTTTATAATGGTGCAAACGAAATGTATACCCCACTCAGCCACGATCAAAAAATTCAGGTGATGACAGAATTCAGCGGCGGGTCACCATATTTTGTTTTTATTGGAGCATTTAGTGCACGAAAAAACATAAAACATTTAATACAGGGCTTCGATCAATTCAAAAAAACAGATGAAGAAAACTATAAATTGATGCTGATCGGGGAGCCCCTTTTCAGGGATGATGAGCTACAGCAAATTTATCAAAAGCTTCAATTTAAGACCGACATTGTTTTTTTAGGAAGGCAAAGTCCCGAAAACCTTCATAAAATTTTAGCTTCAGCCAGGGCACTAACCTTTGTACCCTTTTTTGAAGGTTTTGGAATACCTGTGGTTGAATCCATACAATGTGAAGTACCTGTACTGGCCTCCAATGTAACCTCTGTGCCAGAAGTGGCAGGAGATGCAGCAATTTACGTGAACCCCGAAAGCATTGATGAAATTGGTAAGGGTATGCAGCGCCTGGCAACTGACGAAACTCTGTATCAGCAATTACTAGCGGCCACAAAAAAGCAAAAGAACACTTTTACATGGAATAAATCTGCCGAACGCTTGTGGACAAGCATACAAAAGGTAATGCAGAATGTCAAATAA
- a CDS encoding universal stress protein, whose product MERKSILVTWDFTEVSEYALQHAIRIAKIVDNDITLIHIVKNEKESAGATKKLDEVAFTTDIKYGVKPSTIVKEGSIFHTISEVASEIEANMVIMGTHGMRGMQKLTGSWALKVIAGSFVPFVVVQSPPSESPFNKIVVPINFKNENKEQIPWVIYLARYYRSKILFFKDSISDNHLSMRTNRNLMFAKKMLNQYNINYEILENRSKEKFADATITFAKENQADLIVVMTTKNIGFKDYMMGANEQYIIANSAKIPVMCINPREDLRKYGGFDRV is encoded by the coding sequence ATGGAACGTAAATCAATATTAGTTACATGGGATTTTACAGAGGTGTCTGAATACGCCTTACAACATGCGATTCGCATAGCAAAAATCGTAGATAATGACATCACCCTGATTCATATTGTAAAAAACGAAAAAGAATCTGCCGGAGCTACCAAAAAGTTAGATGAAGTAGCTTTTACTACCGACATTAAATATGGTGTAAAACCCTCGACTATTGTAAAAGAGGGCAGTATTTTTCATACCATAAGTGAAGTTGCTTCTGAAATAGAAGCCAATATGGTAATTATGGGAACTCATGGTATGCGTGGTATGCAAAAGCTTACAGGAAGTTGGGCGCTCAAAGTAATTGCAGGCTCTTTTGTACCTTTTGTAGTAGTGCAGTCGCCACCCAGTGAAAGTCCCTTTAACAAAATTGTAGTGCCCATTAATTTTAAAAATGAAAATAAGGAGCAAATCCCCTGGGTTATATATTTGGCCCGTTATTACAGAAGCAAAATTTTATTTTTTAAAGATAGCATAAGCGATAATCATTTGAGCATGCGTACAAATCGTAATTTAATGTTTGCCAAAAAAATGCTCAATCAGTATAATATTAATTATGAGATACTGGAAAATCGCTCAAAAGAGAAGTTTGCCGATGCCACAATCACATTTGCCAAAGAGAATCAGGCAGACCTTATTGTTGTAATGACCACAAAAAATATTGGGTTTAAGGATTATATGATGGGGGCTAATGAGCAGTATATTATTGCCAATAGTGCTAAGATTCCTGTAATGTGTATTAACCCGAGGGAAGATTTGCGCAAATATGGTGGTTTTGACAGAGTGTGA
- a CDS encoding 2-C-methyl-D-erythritol 4-phosphate cytidylyltransferase: MLKTIESKYGVVIVAGGSGKRFGNEIPKQFLTLNQYPVLMHTIRQFSQSIEKIEIAVVLPENHHETWKRLCAAYDFNIPHHISSGGTERFYSVKNGLEKIADCELIGIHDGVRPLTPHKLIQQCFESAGRHGSCVPVMPVTDSLRKGNYQQNKPISRENLYRVQTPQVFRQNWIIKAYEQEFDPAFTDDATVLEKLGYPVFLTDGTEKNIKITKPEDLNLAAFYLKEQHT, from the coding sequence ATGCTTAAAACCATCGAATCGAAATATGGGGTAGTGATTGTAGCCGGCGGTAGTGGAAAACGTTTTGGCAATGAAATTCCCAAGCAATTTCTTACACTAAATCAATATCCGGTTCTAATGCATACCATACGCCAGTTTTCACAAAGCATCGAGAAGATTGAAATTGCTGTGGTGTTGCCAGAAAACCACCATGAAACATGGAAAAGGTTATGCGCAGCGTATGATTTCAATATACCGCACCATATAAGTTCCGGAGGAACCGAAAGGTTCTATTCTGTGAAAAACGGGCTCGAGAAAATTGCTGATTGTGAGCTGATAGGTATACATGACGGCGTTCGGCCACTGACACCTCATAAGCTGATTCAGCAATGTTTTGAATCAGCCGGCAGGCATGGATCATGCGTACCTGTAATGCCGGTAACTGACTCACTGCGTAAAGGAAACTACCAGCAAAATAAACCGATTAGCCGGGAAAACCTTTACCGTGTACAAACACCGCAGGTATTCAGGCAAAATTGGATTATCAAAGCCTACGAACAGGAGTTCGATCCTGCATTTACCGATGATGCCACTGTATTAGAAAAGCTGGGATATCCGGTATTTTTAACCGATGGAACTGAAAAAAACATTAAAATCACCAAACCGGAAGACCTTAACCTGGCGGCATTTTATCTCAAAGAGCAGCATACTTAG
- the lepA gene encoding translation elongation factor 4: MEKIRNFSIIAHIDHGKSTLADRMLQLTRTVDERDYQDQMLDDMDLERERGITIKSHAIQMRYEKDGVDYKLNLIDTPGHVDFSYEVSRSIAACEGALLIVDATQGIQAQTISNLYMAIEHDLEIIPVVNKIDLPNAMIDEVKDQIVDMVGCERDDIIEASGKTGQNIELILEAIIDKVPHPVGDEKAPLQCLIFDSVFNSYRGIIAYFKIVNGTLHKGDKVKFVNTGHEYNADEIGILGMGMKPTKELSAGDVGYIISGIKTSKEVKVGDTITHVENPCDKAISGFEDVKPMVFAGIYPVDADDYEDLRASIEKLQLNDASLTFEPESSAALGFGFRCGFLGLLHMEIIQERLDREFDMDVITTVPNVSYNVYTKDQEVFEVHNPSGLPEATAIDYIEEPFITAQIITHADYIGPIMSLCIDKRGELKNQIFLTGNRVEITFQMPLAEIVFDFYDKLKSASRGYASFDYHTSGYRQAKLVKLDILLNSESVDALSTLIHADNAYDLGRKMCIKLKELIPRQQFDVAIQAAIGAKIIARETVKAVRKDVTAKCYGGDITRKRKLLEKQKKGKKRMRQVGNVEVPQKAFLAVLKLD; this comes from the coding sequence ATGGAAAAGATTCGCAATTTTAGCATTATAGCGCACATCGACCACGGTAAAAGCACCCTGGCAGATAGAATGTTGCAACTAACCAGGACAGTTGATGAACGCGACTATCAGGACCAAATGCTTGATGACATGGATTTGGAGCGGGAACGGGGCATTACCATTAAGAGTCATGCTATACAAATGCGTTACGAAAAAGATGGTGTCGATTATAAACTTAACCTTATTGACACCCCCGGACACGTAGATTTCAGCTACGAAGTTTCACGTTCCATCGCTGCATGCGAGGGCGCACTACTCATTGTAGATGCCACACAAGGCATTCAGGCTCAAACCATATCGAACCTCTACATGGCCATTGAACATGATTTAGAAATTATTCCGGTAGTGAATAAAATTGACCTGCCCAATGCCATGATCGATGAAGTAAAAGACCAGATTGTTGATATGGTTGGTTGCGAGCGTGATGACATCATAGAAGCCTCGGGCAAAACGGGCCAAAACATAGAGCTTATTTTAGAAGCCATAATAGACAAAGTGCCTCATCCGGTTGGTGATGAAAAAGCACCTTTGCAATGTTTAATATTTGACTCCGTATTCAATTCTTACAGAGGAATTATTGCCTACTTTAAAATCGTGAACGGCACGCTGCATAAAGGCGATAAAGTGAAATTTGTAAATACCGGGCATGAGTATAATGCAGATGAAATCGGAATACTTGGCATGGGCATGAAGCCTACAAAAGAACTGAGTGCAGGAGATGTGGGGTACATCATTAGCGGTATAAAAACATCAAAAGAGGTCAAGGTAGGTGATACCATCACCCACGTTGAAAATCCATGCGATAAGGCCATTTCAGGTTTCGAGGATGTAAAACCCATGGTTTTTGCCGGAATTTATCCTGTTGATGCCGACGATTACGAAGATTTGAGGGCTTCGATTGAAAAACTACAGCTTAACGATGCCTCGCTCACCTTTGAACCAGAATCATCTGCCGCACTTGGGTTTGGGTTCCGTTGCGGTTTCCTTGGACTGCTGCATATGGAAATTATTCAGGAGCGCCTCGACCGGGAGTTCGATATGGATGTGATTACCACTGTACCCAACGTTTCGTATAATGTATACACAAAAGACCAGGAGGTTTTTGAGGTGCACAATCCATCAGGATTACCTGAAGCAACAGCTATAGACTATATCGAGGAACCATTTATCACAGCACAAATCATCACCCATGCCGATTACATTGGCCCGATTATGTCACTTTGTATTGACAAGCGCGGGGAATTAAAGAACCAAATATTTCTTACGGGAAACCGGGTTGAGATTACTTTCCAGATGCCGCTGGCCGAAATAGTTTTTGATTTTTATGACAAACTAAAAAGTGCATCAAGAGGTTATGCATCTTTCGATTACCATACCAGCGGGTACAGGCAGGCCAAACTGGTGAAACTTGACATACTGCTTAATAGCGAAAGTGTAGATGCTCTTTCGACCCTTATTCATGCCGACAATGCGTATGATCTGGGCCGTAAAATGTGTATTAAATTAAAAGAACTAATTCCACGCCAGCAGTTCGATGTTGCCATTCAGGCAGCAATTGGCGCAAAAATTATAGCACGAGAAACTGTTAAAGCTGTTCGCAAAGATGTAACTGCTAAATGTTACGGTGGAGACATAACTCGTAAACGCAAATTGCTCGAAAAACAGAAAAAAGGAAAAAAACGCATGCGCCAGGTAGGTAATGTTGAAGTTCCACAAAAAGCATTCCTGGCTGTACTGAAACTAGATTAA
- a CDS encoding ribonuclease HII, which produces MSNKVYNLKAYYKSDTLEAGCDEAGRGCLAGPVFAAAVILPPDFENSHLTDSKKLTAKQRLAARTIIEENAISWAVAMVNNQEIDEINILNASFLAMHRALDQLKKAPEHILIDGHRFTPYKSIPHECIIKGDGLYLSIAAASVLAKTYRDEYMLKIHEQFPQYRWNKNKGYPTKDHREAIREHGITPFHRRSYNLFDRQQKIPFPE; this is translated from the coding sequence ATGTCAAATAAAGTATACAATCTCAAAGCATACTATAAGTCTGACACATTAGAGGCCGGATGCGACGAAGCCGGCAGGGGTTGTCTTGCCGGGCCGGTTTTTGCAGCCGCGGTGATTTTGCCACCCGATTTTGAAAATTCACACCTTACAGACTCCAAAAAGCTGACTGCAAAACAGCGTCTTGCTGCCCGAACCATAATTGAGGAAAACGCGATTAGCTGGGCTGTAGCCATGGTAAATAACCAGGAAATAGACGAAATAAATATTCTGAATGCCTCATTTTTGGCGATGCACAGAGCCCTCGACCAATTAAAAAAAGCCCCGGAACACATTTTAATCGATGGACACAGGTTTACACCCTATAAATCGATCCCGCACGAATGCATAATTAAGGGCGATGGTTTATACCTGTCAATTGCTGCTGCATCGGTGTTGGCCAAAACATATCGCGACGAATACATGCTAAAAATACATGAGCAGTTCCCGCAATACCGTTGGAATAAAAATAAAGGTTACCCGACCAAAGACCACCGCGAAGCCATACGTGAGCATGGCATAACGCCCTTTCACCGCAGAAGCTATAATCTCTTCGACAGGCAGCAGAAAATTCCTTTCCCGGAATAA
- a CDS encoding NAD+ synthase, which translates to MKIAIAQNNYHVGNIEANTNKINEQIIKAKAQKADMIIFSELAICGYPPLDLLEQKSFIEKSQKAINNILMHVEDIVVIVGAPSINDDPQGKKLYNSAYVLEHGQIKKIVHKTLLPTYDIFDEYRYFEPNEVPEVVEINGHTIAITICEDLWDEQPVDQPFAQSRLYKKAPMKKLAGNSPDLVVNIAASPFSYNQEQKRKGILKRNAHDYQIPLIYVNQVGANTDIIFDGASKVLNTNGEIIKQLKRFEEDFDIVTLEKIEKQGANIQNPSETRIQQIHNAVVLGIRDYFKKSGFEKALLGLSGGIDSAVVAALACEALGSKNVHGLLMPSEFSSDHSVSDAETLALNLGMPHHTLAIKEIYNIVNSTLSPAFPNNNFDVTEENIQARIRGLLLMAYSNKHGNMLLNTSNKSEAAVGYSTLYGDTNGGLSPIGDVYKSDVYAIARYINRDETVIPAGSIEKPPSAELRPDQQDSDSLPDYDILDRMLFEFIERKQSVDDLIGMGFNKQDVLKVTHLVNINEYKRYQFPPILRVSSKAFGMGRRYPIVAKY; encoded by the coding sequence ATGAAAATAGCGATAGCTCAAAATAACTATCACGTAGGTAACATTGAAGCAAATACAAACAAAATTAATGAACAGATAATAAAGGCTAAAGCACAAAAAGCCGACATGATTATCTTTTCAGAATTAGCAATTTGCGGATACCCTCCACTGGATTTATTAGAGCAAAAAAGCTTTATTGAAAAATCACAAAAGGCTATTAACAATATCCTCATGCATGTAGAAGATATTGTTGTAATAGTTGGGGCTCCAAGTATTAATGATGATCCACAGGGAAAAAAACTCTACAATTCAGCTTATGTGCTGGAGCACGGGCAAATTAAAAAAATTGTGCACAAAACCCTTTTGCCCACCTATGATATTTTCGATGAATACCGCTATTTTGAGCCAAACGAAGTTCCGGAAGTTGTTGAAATAAATGGCCATACCATAGCAATTACAATATGTGAAGACCTTTGGGATGAGCAACCTGTCGACCAGCCCTTTGCCCAATCAAGATTATACAAAAAGGCTCCTATGAAAAAACTTGCCGGCAATAGCCCGGACTTAGTTGTAAACATTGCGGCTTCGCCATTTTCTTACAACCAGGAGCAAAAAAGAAAAGGTATTTTAAAACGTAATGCCCACGACTACCAGATACCACTTATATACGTCAATCAGGTTGGCGCCAACACTGATATAATTTTTGATGGCGCCTCAAAAGTACTCAACACCAACGGAGAAATCATAAAACAACTGAAACGTTTCGAAGAAGACTTTGATATCGTAACCCTGGAAAAAATTGAGAAACAGGGCGCAAACATACAAAACCCATCTGAAACCCGAATTCAGCAAATACATAATGCTGTAGTGCTGGGTATACGGGACTATTTTAAGAAAAGTGGTTTCGAAAAAGCTTTATTGGGCCTAAGCGGAGGAATTGACTCGGCAGTTGTAGCTGCATTAGCCTGCGAAGCACTTGGCTCCAAAAATGTGCACGGGCTTTTAATGCCCTCAGAGTTTTCATCGGACCATTCGGTAAGCGATGCCGAAACACTTGCTCTAAACCTGGGAATGCCGCACCATACTCTAGCAATAAAAGAAATTTACAATATTGTAAACTCCACACTTTCACCTGCTTTTCCTAATAATAATTTCGATGTTACAGAAGAAAATATACAGGCCCGGATTAGAGGTCTGTTGTTGATGGCATATTCCAACAAACATGGCAATATGCTCTTAAATACTTCCAATAAAAGTGAAGCTGCCGTAGGCTATTCCACTCTATACGGGGATACAAATGGTGGGTTATCCCCGATAGGAGATGTGTATAAAAGCGATGTATATGCAATTGCACGATATATAAATCGCGACGAAACGGTAATACCGGCAGGATCAATTGAAAAACCACCTTCTGCAGAGTTACGTCCTGATCAGCAGGATAGCGACAGCCTGCCCGACTATGATATTCTGGACAGAATGCTATTTGAATTTATAGAACGTAAACAATCAGTAGACGATCTGATAGGAATGGGTTTCAATAAACAGGATGTGCTCAAGGTCACGCATCTGGTAAATATTAATGAATATAAACGTTACCAGTTTCCGCCTATACTGAGAGTTTCATCAAAAGCATTCGGAATGGGTCGCAGGTATCCTATTGTGGCTAAATACTAG
- a CDS encoding 5-formyltetrahydrofolate cyclo-ligase → MNNLYQRKKALRKKIKTRIASLSEASRFRQSEAVFGKLEQMQEFREARSIMLFWSFGREIFTHDFVKKSYLSKQVLLPVIDGADLLIKPFNGIENMKPEPHFGILEPQGEPISNAQPDIIVLPGLAFDANCNRLGRGRAFYDKLLNSTHINAVLMGVGFNEQIVDAVPVDNHDYQLDMVIIPEKTYKRQ, encoded by the coding sequence ATGAATAACCTGTATCAAAGAAAAAAAGCGCTCAGAAAAAAGATTAAAACCCGTATAGCCTCACTATCAGAAGCAAGCCGTTTTCGTCAGTCAGAAGCTGTATTTGGTAAACTTGAACAGATGCAGGAATTCCGGGAGGCGCGTTCAATCATGTTATTCTGGTCTTTTGGGCGGGAAATATTCACACATGATTTTGTCAAAAAATCATACCTGTCAAAGCAGGTATTGCTTCCGGTTATTGATGGAGCTGATTTGCTTATTAAGCCTTTTAATGGCATCGAAAACATGAAGCCAGAACCGCATTTCGGGATACTTGAGCCGCAGGGTGAGCCTATTTCAAATGCACAACCTGATATTATTGTGTTACCGGGATTAGCTTTTGACGCTAATTGTAACAGATTGGGGAGGGGCAGGGCTTTTTACGATAAGTTGCTTAATTCCACGCATATAAATGCAGTACTTATGGGTGTGGGCTTTAATGAGCAAATTGTAGATGCTGTTCCTGTCGACAATCACGATTATCAACTCGATATGGTGATTATACCTGAAAAAACATACAAGAGACAATAG
- a CDS encoding T9SS type A sorting domain-containing protein, which produces MRTFILFLLLFLFARPLFSQDFWEEIPLPDNVQVNDIYGINENITMICGSAGLYTTYDGAETWQHEIESPSLVYLMTYKNTYYAVTRGIIYRRIGIEGEWEQINNRGHTSDFFCFINDTIIFSGGFQSISKSVDGGCTWDEIYEGGLNESFQSIAQHPSGILFAGSLSYDAYTISGLYKSEDEGETWDKFALEYFSNDIIRIGSSGELYVGCYNKMYAFEGGVFKSTDLGATWDTLRDDLSVTGLVVTPGDTIYAASHGFELTTPGVLMSPDAGDTWQDVTNGIEYPAIYKLELGKDGHLYAVSDGSQDKIYRSIDAVTVHNSHNSDFSVDQPLIYPNPAHDRINIKLNSNISISELLIYKINGQQVLSKSLNQDLNSIDVSALPGGTYIIRIRNSSTTFNQLFIKH; this is translated from the coding sequence ATGCGCACTTTTATTTTATTCTTGTTATTGTTTTTATTCGCCCGACCCCTGTTTTCTCAGGACTTTTGGGAGGAAATTCCTTTGCCCGATAATGTTCAGGTGAATGATATTTATGGTATCAATGAGAACATTACCATGATTTGCGGATCTGCAGGTTTATACACCACGTATGACGGAGCAGAAACCTGGCAACATGAAATTGAAAGTCCTTCATTGGTATATTTAATGACCTATAAAAATACCTATTACGCTGTCACCCGCGGTATTATTTATCGACGCATTGGAATAGAGGGTGAGTGGGAACAAATTAACAACCGGGGGCATACTTCTGATTTTTTTTGTTTTATTAATGATACTATTATATTTTCAGGTGGTTTTCAGTCAATTTCAAAATCCGTTGATGGAGGCTGCACCTGGGATGAAATTTATGAAGGAGGTCTTAATGAATCATTTCAATCTATTGCTCAACATCCATCAGGGATATTATTTGCCGGGTCGTTGTCTTATGATGCATATACAATAAGTGGACTCTATAAAAGTGAGGATGAAGGAGAAACCTGGGACAAGTTTGCACTTGAATATTTTAGTAATGATATAATAAGAATTGGTTCATCGGGTGAGCTTTATGTAGGCTGCTACAATAAAATGTATGCTTTTGAAGGGGGTGTATTCAAATCTACTGATTTGGGTGCAACATGGGATACCCTTCGGGATGATTTATCAGTGACTGGATTAGTTGTAACTCCTGGTGATACTATTTATGCGGCCAGTCATGGATTTGAACTGACAACTCCCGGTGTATTGATGTCACCTGATGCTGGTGATACCTGGCAGGATGTAACAAACGGAATTGAATACCCGGCTATTTACAAACTTGAACTGGGTAAGGATGGCCATTTGTACGCCGTGAGCGATGGATCACAAGATAAAATTTATCGCAGCATAGATGCGGTAACGGTGCATAATTCGCATAATAGTGATTTCTCAGTAGATCAACCACTAATTTATCCAAACCCTGCACATGATCGAATAAATATAAAACTGAATTCCAATATCTCTATATCAGAGCTACTAATTTACAAGATAAATGGCCAACAGGTTTTATCGAAAAGTTTAAACCAAGATTTAAATAGCATAGATGTTTCAGCTCTTCCAGGTGGCACATATATCATAAGAATCAGAAATTCCAGCACCACTTTTAATCAATTATTTATTAAACACTAA
- a CDS encoding porin family protein, giving the protein MKKTILLISAFIFSTIALNAQNKFSFGFEAAPHISWASSNTNKVESNGTTFGIKYGLRGDKFFGDNYAITSGLMISHTSLNLIYKDSIEFNTVDNDFMADSGSAVKYHLQYLEIPLGLKFQSNEIGYLRVLFEGGFIPALELRSKVTADDYDVDKQELTEGTIPLAVSYYFEGGLSYSLGAQLALKGTLFYSSGMFDITSDNGDREDRITHNAFGMKLGLIF; this is encoded by the coding sequence ATGAAAAAAACAATACTACTAATTAGTGCATTCATATTTAGCACAATAGCGCTCAATGCACAAAACAAATTTTCATTTGGTTTTGAAGCAGCGCCCCACATCTCGTGGGCATCGAGCAATACCAATAAAGTTGAATCAAATGGTACTACCTTTGGTATAAAATACGGATTGCGGGGCGATAAATTTTTTGGCGACAATTATGCCATCACCTCTGGTCTGATGATCTCTCATACTTCATTAAACCTTATTTACAAAGACTCTATAGAATTTAATACCGTTGATAATGATTTTATGGCCGATAGCGGAAGTGCTGTAAAATACCATCTCCAGTACCTGGAAATACCATTGGGTTTAAAATTTCAGTCAAACGAAATTGGATACCTCAGGGTACTTTTCGAGGGCGGTTTTATTCCGGCCCTGGAGCTCCGTAGTAAAGTTACTGCAGACGATTACGATGTAGATAAACAAGAACTTACAGAAGGAACCATTCCTCTGGCCGTTTCCTACTATTTCGAAGGGGGCCTCTCCTACTCATTAGGAGCGCAACTGGCCCTTAAAGGTACACTATTTTACAGCAGCGGCATGTTCGACATCACCAGCGATAATGGTGACAGGGAAGACAGAATAACCCATAATGCCTTTGGTATGAAGCTAGGCCTGATATTTTAA